The Amblyomma americanum isolate KBUSLIRL-KWMA chromosome 5, ASM5285725v1, whole genome shotgun sequence genome window below encodes:
- the LOC144134190 gene encoding uncharacterized protein LOC144134190, protein MGTAAEAAFRCLPMVRAVLERLPVEDLFSCARYAELWELVAVEQLSEKLSFFVRLQDDFGHASSDRALVEELRWRLCLAHKARREPASAIIFCSDKQYEAMSLASCFPDDTSVVQVFVPGPVSLQRRGVQKRRAAGLCLLVLFERRPGTELVSECLPGAPCLPRDDKSPLVAEFPNARRRRYRLTGKVTYRHRETGQPARFALYASSAFSPATFRRPPSLYHVASSVLWTTGLKVLKHPPVDERGPPECWGTMLFGEKARATSIKYRASATDLQLRDHLNRVQRNFGDVDNALVLFFQEETVNIPTAEAIWTAFIGAAVVLGTAVDSLALDVNLVPFNLETREENASTHFFEKPVVVAVYGAN, encoded by the coding sequence ATGGGTACTGCGGCTGAGGCGGCATTCCGCTGTCTGCCCATGGTACGGGCCGTCCTCGAGCGGTTGCCCGTCGAAGACCTGTTCAGCTGCGCGCGCTACGCCGAGCTCTGGGAACTGGTTGCCGTCGAGCAGCTCAGCGAGAAACTTAGTTTTTTCGTTCGGCTCCAGGATGATTTCGGCCATGCATCATCGGACCGGGCGCTCGTCGAGGAACTGCGGTGGCGCCTCTGCCTGGCACACAAGGCGCGTAGGGAACCTGCGTCGGCGATCATTTTCTGCTCCGACAAGCAATACGAAGCAATGAGCCTCGCTTCGTGTTTCCCGGACGACACCAGCGTCGTCCAGGTCTTCGTGCCAGGTCCTGTCTCGCTCCAACGAAGAGGTGTTCAGAAACGACGCGCTGCCGGTCTTTGCTTACTGGTACTTTTTGAGCGGCGCCCCGGCACCGAACTTGTCTCTGAGTGTCTACCAGGAGCCCCATGTTTGCCAAGAGATGATAAGTCGCCCTTGGTCGCAGAGTTTCCCAACGCCAGGCGTAGGCGCTATCGCTTGACCGGAAAGGTGACGTACCGCCACCGCGAGACTGGACAACCTGCCCGCTTCGCACTCTACGCCAGCAGCGCATTCAGCCCTGCGACCTTCCGGAGACCACCCAGCCTCTATCACGTAGCCAGCAGCGTGCTGTGGACGACGGGCCTCAAAGTGCTTAAGCATCCTCCGGTAGATGAGCGTGGTCCCCCTGAATGTTGGGGCACCATGCTTTTCGGCGAGAAGGCAAGGGCAACTTCGATCAAGTACCGTGCATCTGCGACAGATCTTCAACTGCGCGATCACTTGAACCGTGTACAAAGGAACTTCGGTGACGTCGACAACGCTTTGGTCCTCTTCTTTCAAGAAGAAACAGTGAACATACCCACAGCCGAAGCAATCTGGACCGCATTTATTGGCGCAGCTGTCGTTCTGGGGACGGCAGTGGATTCCTTAGCTTTGGACGTAAATCTTGTGCCATTTAACTTAGAAACACGCGAAGAAAATGCGTCTACACATTTTTTTGAGAAACCTGTCGTCGTCGCAGTCTATGGTGCCAACTAA